The following coding sequences lie in one Oncorhynchus tshawytscha isolate Ot180627B unplaced genomic scaffold, Otsh_v2.0 Un_contig_14823_pilon_pilon, whole genome shotgun sequence genomic window:
- the LOC112226274 gene encoding BTB/POZ domain-containing protein 17-like isoform X1 gives MAHTYEGGIPAQVYLGTLLVALCFHPISVGGVDPVLNGIPTSSLPAAALKQEVALENGATTLNHSMAMVQRMEGLLAQGNGSDVALRVQTVNTDEVKVIQAHTLVLSLQSEVFEELLLSHNTSTLVLREPADCAAVFDKFIRYLYCGDISVRLDQAIPLHKLASKYRVWSLQQGLSQYMTGHLSSDSPTGHVVGWYQYAMQIGDANLRDSCLQYLSWNLSSVLQSGEWGSISDDLLLSLMQRSDLILQSELELYEALEAWIGQNQPAGLTVENALRQVRYGMIPPQHLFRLQKQSPVMLKYYESIRDLLFLAFQFHSASPVQLAKYFDVNCSIFTPRNYLSPSWGSPWVINNPTRDDRSFSFQTQLGPSGSDASKRVTWNALFSPRWLPLSVRSAYTNEMQATRTDGGRPRIIVTPATSSPDFAGVSFQKTVIVTARQGGKMVVRHVYNFHQSTEEAGDFLVEADLHRRASEYLIDSSLYLHVVVKPLYHSLIVARK, from the exons ATGGCACACACCTATGAAGGAGGAATCCCTGCCCAGGTCTATCTGGGAACCCTGCTCGTGGCTCTTTGCTTCCACCCCATCTCCGTTGGAGGAG TTGACCCGGTGTTGAATGGGATCCCTACATCTTCTCTTCCTGCAGCCGCGCTGAAGCAGGAGGTGGCGCTGGAGAATGGCGCCACAACGCTGAATCACTCCATGGCAATGGTGCAGCGCATGGAAGGTCTTCTGGCCCAAGGCAACGGCAGTGATGTGGCCCTCCGCGTGCAGACGGTCAACACGGATGAGGTGAAGGTGATCCAGGCGCACACGCTGGTGCTCTCGCTGCAGAGCGAGGTGTTTGAGGAGCTGCTGCTCAGCCACAACACCAGCACCTTGGTCCTGAGAGAGCCTGCCGACTGTGCTGCTGTCTTTGACAAGTTCATCAG GTACCTCTACTGCGGTGACATCTCAGTGCGCCTGGACCAGGCAATCCCTCTGCACAAGCTGGCTAGCAAGTACCGTGTGTGGAGCCTCCAGCAGGGCCTGAGCCAGTACATGACAGGGCACCTGTCCAGCGACTCCCCGACCGGCCACGTGGTTGGCTGGTACCAGTACGCCATGCAGATCGGCGACGCCAACCTGAGGGACAGCTGCCTCCAGTACCTCTCCTGGAACCTGTCGTCGGTGTTGCAGAGTGGCGAGTGGGGCTCCATCAGCGACGACCTGCTGCTGTCCCTGATGCAGCGCTCCGACCTCATCCTGCAGAGCGAGCTGGAGCTCTACGAGGCCCTGGAAGCCTGGATCGGCCAGAACCAGCCGGCCGGCCTAACGGTGGAGAATGCCCTGAGGCAGGTGCGCTACGGCATGATCCCCCCGCAGCACCTGTTCCGTCTGCAGAAGCAGTCACCAGTCATGCTGAAATACTACGAGTCCATCCGTGACCTGCTCTTCCTGGCCTTCCAGTTCCACTCGGCCTCGCCTGTCCAGCTGGCCAAATATTTTGACGTCAACTGCAGCATATTCACGCCACGCAACTACCTGTCACCATCCTGGGGCTCTCCGTGGGTCATCAATAACCCCACGCGCGACGACCGCAGCTTCAGCTTCCAGACCCAGCTGGGCCCCAGCGGCAGCGACGCCAGCAAGCGGGTGACCTGGAACGCCCTGTTCTCCCCGCGCTGGCTCCCGCTCAGCGTGCGCTCCGCCTATACAAACGAGATGCAGGCCACACGCACTGACGGCGGTCGTCCTCGCATCATCGTCACCCCAGCCACTTCCAGCCCCGACTTCGCAGGTGTGAGCTTCCAGAAGACGGTGATCGTGACGGCGAGGCAGGGGGGTAAAATGGTGGTTCGTCACGTCTACAACTTCCACCAGAGCACTGAGGAGGCCGGGGATTTCCTGGTGGAAGCCGACCTTCACCGCCGGGCGTCTGAATACCTCATCGACAGCTCCCTCTACCTGCACGTCGTGGTAAAGCCCCTTTACCACAGCCTCATTGTTGCCAGGAAATAG
- the LOC121843802 gene encoding dual specificity mitogen-activated protein kinase kinase 6-like isoform X2, whose product MQGGRELKSLCASPPPHQSKGGNADLSSPLIGKKKNPGLKLSKEVFDQPPPAAAAPPRDLDSKACVTIGEKNFVMKADDLEQIGELGRGAYGVVDKMRHVPSGLIMAVKRIRATVNTLEQKRLLMDLDISMRTVDCFFTVTFYGALFREGDVWICMELMDTSLDKFYKQVIDKGMTIPEDILGKITVAIVKALEHLHNKLSVIHRDVKPSNVLINIQGQVKMCDFGISGHLVDSVAKTLDAGCKPYMAPERINPDLNQKGYSVKSDIWSLGITMIELAILKFPYDSWGTPFQQLKQVVDEPSPQLPSGRFSPEFVDFSSQCLRKKPNERPAYTELMQHPFFTLHDSKETDVASFVKIILAD is encoded by the exons atgcagggagggagggagttaaaaAGTCTTTGTgcttcccctccccctcatcaAAGCAAAGGGGGAAAT GCtgatctttcctctcctctcataggAAAGAAGAAGAATCCAGGCCTCAAGCTCTCCAAAGAGGTCTTTGACCAGCCCCCACCTGCAGCCGCAGC ccccccTCGAGATCTGGATTCCAAAGCCTGTGTTACCATTGGAGAAAAG AACTTTGTTATGAAGGCAGATGACTTGGAGCAGATTGGGGAGCTGGGTAGAGGAGCGTATGGTGTGGTGGACAAGATGAGACATGTGCCCAGTGGGCTCATCATGGCTGTCAAG AGGATCCGGGCCACAGTGAACACCCTGGAGCAGAAGAGACTGCTGATGGACCTGGACATCTCCATGAGGACCGTGGACTGCTTCTTCACGGTCACCTTCTACGGCGCTCTCTTCAGAGAG GGTGACGTGTGGATCTGCATGGAGCTGATGGACACCTCTCTGGATAAGTTCTACAAGCAGGTGATCGATAAAGGCATGACCATCCCTGAAGACATCCTGGGGAAGATCACTGTAGCG atcgTCAAGGCTTTGGAGCATCTGCATAACAAACTGTCAGTGATACACCGAG ATGTGAAGCCGTCCAACGTGCTGATCAACATACAGGGCCAGGTGAAGATGTGTGACTTCGGCATCAGCGGCCACCTGGTGGACTCTGTGGCCAAGACATTGGACGCCGGCTGCAAGCCCTACATGGCG CCGGAACGGATAAACCCCGACCTCAACCAGAAAGGCTACAGCGTCAAGTCAGACATCTGGAGTCTAGGAATCACAATG ATTGAGCTGGCCATTCTGAAGTTCCCCTATGACTCGTGGGGTACACCCTTCCAGCAACTGAAGCAGGTAGTGGATGAGCCCTCTCCACAGCTGCCCTCGGGCCGCTTCTCCCCTGAGTTTGTGGACTTCAGCTCCCAGTG CTTAAGAAAGAAACCCAACGAGAGACCCGCCTACACAGAACTAATG CAACACCCCTTTTTCACCCTGCATGACTCCAAAGAGACAGACGTAGCCAGCTTTGTCAAGATcatcctggcagactga
- the LOC121843802 gene encoding dual specificity mitogen-activated protein kinase kinase 6-like isoform X1, translating into MSLSKGGKKKNPGLKLSKEVFDQPPPAAAAPPRDLDSKACVTIGEKNFVMKADDLEQIGELGRGAYGVVDKMRHVPSGLIMAVKRIRATVNTLEQKRLLMDLDISMRTVDCFFTVTFYGALFREGDVWICMELMDTSLDKFYKQVIDKGMTIPEDILGKITVAIVKALEHLHNKLSVIHRDVKPSNVLINIQGQVKMCDFGISGHLVDSVAKTLDAGCKPYMAPERINPDLNQKGYSVKSDIWSLGITMIELAILKFPYDSWGTPFQQLKQVVDEPSPQLPSGRFSPEFVDFSSQCLRKKPNERPAYTELMQHPFFTLHDSKETDVASFVKIILAD; encoded by the exons ATGTCTCTTTCTAAAGGAG gAAAGAAGAAGAATCCAGGCCTCAAGCTCTCCAAAGAGGTCTTTGACCAGCCCCCACCTGCAGCCGCAGC ccccccTCGAGATCTGGATTCCAAAGCCTGTGTTACCATTGGAGAAAAG AACTTTGTTATGAAGGCAGATGACTTGGAGCAGATTGGGGAGCTGGGTAGAGGAGCGTATGGTGTGGTGGACAAGATGAGACATGTGCCCAGTGGGCTCATCATGGCTGTCAAG AGGATCCGGGCCACAGTGAACACCCTGGAGCAGAAGAGACTGCTGATGGACCTGGACATCTCCATGAGGACCGTGGACTGCTTCTTCACGGTCACCTTCTACGGCGCTCTCTTCAGAGAG GGTGACGTGTGGATCTGCATGGAGCTGATGGACACCTCTCTGGATAAGTTCTACAAGCAGGTGATCGATAAAGGCATGACCATCCCTGAAGACATCCTGGGGAAGATCACTGTAGCG atcgTCAAGGCTTTGGAGCATCTGCATAACAAACTGTCAGTGATACACCGAG ATGTGAAGCCGTCCAACGTGCTGATCAACATACAGGGCCAGGTGAAGATGTGTGACTTCGGCATCAGCGGCCACCTGGTGGACTCTGTGGCCAAGACATTGGACGCCGGCTGCAAGCCCTACATGGCG CCGGAACGGATAAACCCCGACCTCAACCAGAAAGGCTACAGCGTCAAGTCAGACATCTGGAGTCTAGGAATCACAATG ATTGAGCTGGCCATTCTGAAGTTCCCCTATGACTCGTGGGGTACACCCTTCCAGCAACTGAAGCAGGTAGTGGATGAGCCCTCTCCACAGCTGCCCTCGGGCCGCTTCTCCCCTGAGTTTGTGGACTTCAGCTCCCAGTG CTTAAGAAAGAAACCCAACGAGAGACCCGCCTACACAGAACTAATG CAACACCCCTTTTTCACCCTGCATGACTCCAAAGAGACAGACGTAGCCAGCTTTGTCAAGATcatcctggcagactga
- the LOC112226274 gene encoding BTB/POZ domain-containing protein 17-like isoform X2, whose protein sequence is MAHTYEGGIPAQVYLGTLLVALCFHPISVGGAALKQEVALENGATTLNHSMAMVQRMEGLLAQGNGSDVALRVQTVNTDEVKVIQAHTLVLSLQSEVFEELLLSHNTSTLVLREPADCAAVFDKFIRYLYCGDISVRLDQAIPLHKLASKYRVWSLQQGLSQYMTGHLSSDSPTGHVVGWYQYAMQIGDANLRDSCLQYLSWNLSSVLQSGEWGSISDDLLLSLMQRSDLILQSELELYEALEAWIGQNQPAGLTVENALRQVRYGMIPPQHLFRLQKQSPVMLKYYESIRDLLFLAFQFHSASPVQLAKYFDVNCSIFTPRNYLSPSWGSPWVINNPTRDDRSFSFQTQLGPSGSDASKRVTWNALFSPRWLPLSVRSAYTNEMQATRTDGGRPRIIVTPATSSPDFAGVSFQKTVIVTARQGGKMVVRHVYNFHQSTEEAGDFLVEADLHRRASEYLIDSSLYLHVVVKPLYHSLIVARK, encoded by the exons ATGGCACACACCTATGAAGGAGGAATCCCTGCCCAGGTCTATCTGGGAACCCTGCTCGTGGCTCTTTGCTTCCACCCCATCTCCGTTGGAGGAG CCGCGCTGAAGCAGGAGGTGGCGCTGGAGAATGGCGCCACAACGCTGAATCACTCCATGGCAATGGTGCAGCGCATGGAAGGTCTTCTGGCCCAAGGCAACGGCAGTGATGTGGCCCTCCGCGTGCAGACGGTCAACACGGATGAGGTGAAGGTGATCCAGGCGCACACGCTGGTGCTCTCGCTGCAGAGCGAGGTGTTTGAGGAGCTGCTGCTCAGCCACAACACCAGCACCTTGGTCCTGAGAGAGCCTGCCGACTGTGCTGCTGTCTTTGACAAGTTCATCAG GTACCTCTACTGCGGTGACATCTCAGTGCGCCTGGACCAGGCAATCCCTCTGCACAAGCTGGCTAGCAAGTACCGTGTGTGGAGCCTCCAGCAGGGCCTGAGCCAGTACATGACAGGGCACCTGTCCAGCGACTCCCCGACCGGCCACGTGGTTGGCTGGTACCAGTACGCCATGCAGATCGGCGACGCCAACCTGAGGGACAGCTGCCTCCAGTACCTCTCCTGGAACCTGTCGTCGGTGTTGCAGAGTGGCGAGTGGGGCTCCATCAGCGACGACCTGCTGCTGTCCCTGATGCAGCGCTCCGACCTCATCCTGCAGAGCGAGCTGGAGCTCTACGAGGCCCTGGAAGCCTGGATCGGCCAGAACCAGCCGGCCGGCCTAACGGTGGAGAATGCCCTGAGGCAGGTGCGCTACGGCATGATCCCCCCGCAGCACCTGTTCCGTCTGCAGAAGCAGTCACCAGTCATGCTGAAATACTACGAGTCCATCCGTGACCTGCTCTTCCTGGCCTTCCAGTTCCACTCGGCCTCGCCTGTCCAGCTGGCCAAATATTTTGACGTCAACTGCAGCATATTCACGCCACGCAACTACCTGTCACCATCCTGGGGCTCTCCGTGGGTCATCAATAACCCCACGCGCGACGACCGCAGCTTCAGCTTCCAGACCCAGCTGGGCCCCAGCGGCAGCGACGCCAGCAAGCGGGTGACCTGGAACGCCCTGTTCTCCCCGCGCTGGCTCCCGCTCAGCGTGCGCTCCGCCTATACAAACGAGATGCAGGCCACACGCACTGACGGCGGTCGTCCTCGCATCATCGTCACCCCAGCCACTTCCAGCCCCGACTTCGCAGGTGTGAGCTTCCAGAAGACGGTGATCGTGACGGCGAGGCAGGGGGGTAAAATGGTGGTTCGTCACGTCTACAACTTCCACCAGAGCACTGAGGAGGCCGGGGATTTCCTGGTGGAAGCCGACCTTCACCGCCGGGCGTCTGAATACCTCATCGACAGCTCCCTCTACCTGCACGTCGTGGTAAAGCCCCTTTACCACAGCCTCATTGTTGCCAGGAAATAG